Proteins from one Staphylococcus sp. IVB6214 genomic window:
- a CDS encoding distal tail protein Dit, which yields MNDTIKVNNKALSWLYVQRGFQIPSFNFEIETEKVDGRAGSVFKRRQLSEYRFELPLVIHNDKLASEGIKSYDDINNALTKFFDYDEAVKLQFKSKDWYWNARFEGPFEINNKTENNINVVNVKVVLTDPYKYSATGNTNTAIGDAVSVVNLGTAPTPITVEARALKDSTNFMIANGDKDYFMIGKSEDAEKTTKDVSPYLFNDEFNKNGIGNWAYMPNDTSFGPYLDGGDAMGGRLKVMEGNESIYPYTWGNNTKTGWHGAAIYKSLNRSIQDFRIRFKLSVRQYLGIGTSKSVAYLVDENNRTQFSVVYVNTRANSNNSKIVVFAYDEHGSARKIYTRDVPITYKKRKYIHPFMFLERKGNNLKVTSFFYDLYKDPKRKKPLGKDERVIIDRGNLYQRKVRIARLYSGKYAKYAKSLYASLLGFSIQELLPNSEDITPIVIRSGDDIMIDTRQKLVTINDENALHLKDLGSNYLNIDAGTSELVIYPPETFDTTVKWQDRFL from the coding sequence ATGAATGATACTATCAAAGTTAATAACAAGGCACTGTCTTGGCTTTATGTTCAAAGGGGGTTCCAAATCCCCTCTTTTAATTTTGAAATTGAAACAGAAAAGGTAGATGGCCGTGCAGGTTCAGTTTTTAAAAGACGCCAATTATCTGAATATCGGTTTGAATTACCATTGGTTATTCACAACGATAAATTAGCGTCAGAAGGCATCAAATCATATGACGACATCAACAACGCACTTACTAAGTTTTTTGATTACGATGAAGCGGTTAAGTTACAGTTTAAATCTAAAGATTGGTACTGGAATGCACGATTCGAAGGTCCTTTTGAAATCAACAATAAGACAGAAAACAACATCAATGTTGTGAATGTCAAAGTAGTTTTAACAGATCCCTACAAATATTCTGCAACTGGTAACACCAATACAGCAATTGGTGACGCAGTATCTGTTGTAAATTTAGGTACTGCACCAACACCAATTACCGTCGAAGCTAGAGCATTAAAAGATAGCACGAACTTTATGATTGCCAATGGGGATAAAGATTATTTTATGATTGGTAAATCAGAAGATGCTGAAAAAACGACAAAAGATGTATCACCTTACCTTTTTAACGATGAATTTAATAAAAATGGCATTGGTAACTGGGCGTATATGCCAAATGACACAAGCTTTGGTCCATACCTAGATGGTGGTGATGCAATGGGTGGTCGTCTAAAAGTAATGGAAGGAAATGAAAGTATTTACCCATATACGTGGGGGAACAACACTAAAACAGGTTGGCACGGAGCGGCTATATACAAGTCACTTAATCGATCAATTCAAGATTTTAGAATTCGGTTCAAACTGTCGGTACGTCAATATTTAGGTATTGGCACAAGTAAATCAGTTGCATATTTAGTTGATGAGAACAATAGAACGCAATTTAGTGTTGTGTATGTTAACACAAGGGCAAATAGTAATAACTCAAAAATTGTTGTTTTCGCTTATGATGAGCATGGAAGCGCCCGAAAGATATACACACGTGACGTGCCTATCACATACAAAAAACGTAAATATATTCATCCGTTTATGTTTTTAGAAAGAAAAGGCAATAATTTGAAGGTTACTAGCTTTTTTTATGATTTATACAAAGATCCCAAACGAAAAAAACCACTCGGGAAAGATGAACGTGTGATTATTGATCGTGGTAATTTGTACCAACGTAAAGTACGCATAGCACGTTTGTATTCCGGGAAATATGCTAAATACGCTAAAAGTTTATATGCTTCTTTGTTAGGGTTTAGCATACAAGAATTGTTACCGAACAGCGAAGATATTACGCCTATCGTAATCCGAAGTGGCGATGATATTATGATTGATACACGTCAGAAGTTAGTAACAATCAACGATGAAAACGCATTACATCTCAAAGATTTGGGTTCAAATTATCTTAATATTGATGCGGGCACATCTGAACTAGTCATATATCCACCTGAAACTTTTGACACAACAGTTAAATGGCAAGATAGATTTTTATAG
- a CDS encoding phage tail spike protein: protein MIHVLNYSGQIIDFFSQDDSSIIKAMYSRTSESETLELIVLSSRGVPFKERNRILIQDKNENYREFIVDHVGDSGQYIEVECTASYLVDISSSKPIPAGKYEKMTVNQKLSETLRDSGWTVGDCDYAGIKTNSWTSVRTPLEMISQLETAHDVVADYEIIIDGYEVVKRLVNMRKPTPLFKGKEIEYGKDLLSMKRTVDFSEVKTALFAFGPENENGKRISLVVHDDEAQQQLGLPQRYIWGVYEPETEDNDMTQKRLETLARTELNKHKSAAISYEVSVVNIEKEYPHETIHFGDLVRIKNTDFTPSLYAESEVIGFDLDLISGDCTYTFGKIVEYKESDLRRYFESKLGYIQQKLNDNLTNVNTIVRDSLDSELQYFERKIFKGETAPDNPVNDTMWLDTSNPNVAVLRRYFNGEWHNATAEKASDVGAITREQALYSELTNAFTNLTIQHAKLLKEVLGVLNSEFFVSTTLKANVQNNLDETITVYNKIKTNLDSMTSETATIGKLIDTQSFFLEYREKLQSLYTSVETAKRAINARFKLLQSQYTDAKFNDAMNKVASSIPGGNWDSANQVLTSEVPNEARINEIVASITESAVESLQNSVNEVGERLNTVNGDLIERINNERVNIRQYVDTVNLNLRDEVTNKLKLTEDELSNSINAVKEDVINNVADPLKIRMTTAESGLQQLQDSLLLSATKTEVNRLLTDALTPLKTDVNNQKAQLKVMSDSIDSKVSKSDYTTDKNGIVRRLNNADSAREQLANQISDRVTLSVFNNGIDNSKQYADDKVEALQIGNVNLIRSFKHKIGWNGGTVESDYATRLSQGKTIHFYMYEDSAKQLEPNTDYVLQLHEADEGIIMAVVSDFGKNVIQRYTTDRIIKFNTQDHQNFRMSFLAKADNQLVGKISLYKGTKALDWTPNPLDIQSNIESAEQNAKGYADKLKTDQEKVLTTYDTRISQNGQKIQQRATKQEYNASKKLLDKTLAEIVTSVTSGVALTYENNGAVSDFTLNSQGISLNSQLININDGDVIVQNGRTTIKDAYIDKLFSKTAFIENLKAVDIDFNRASAYGNNGSSYLKIVSDKIELSGTYDRTWRGIRSTRQIKTELFDGGINFINSVDNRSLWFSDFGVSTFKDGDGEGTSSGTLSFFDTTHSVNNARGVTLVSNTGVVALETRTSAQDILLKSSGNVQVTTVGVLKVSQGAGDGYTESHILMPRETTNLYAGFENEFRFTNREFYNDGNTIYNRFRGSIGFVHGLQVNSSGANPGTNLYLGSLNGEVQVVRDVTSSRKVYGNARMSGLYVDELIPHSYSSIIMRTGIDVRGNILLPSNEQIRTSGGYLTLRAGNGFVFIQTNYEARIVKPGTTNNYMPIRFSEWHSMSHEKYKHDIKEWDYKVLDIFKNDLKLHKYKVKNDLDTQYDRYRHGIIIRYDSSKETFPVEWRNGDGFDGNEVLWWNTKAIQELATENDQLKKQLSDMQVKLQMILEMIK, encoded by the coding sequence TTGATTCATGTTTTAAATTACAGTGGGCAGATTATTGATTTTTTTAGTCAAGATGATAGTTCGATTATCAAAGCAATGTATAGCCGTACGTCTGAATCCGAAACGTTGGAACTTATTGTATTAAGTAGTCGTGGGGTTCCCTTTAAAGAACGTAATCGTATTTTGATCCAAGATAAAAACGAAAATTATCGTGAATTTATTGTAGACCATGTGGGAGATAGCGGACAATATATTGAAGTTGAATGTACAGCTTCATATTTAGTTGATATTAGTTCGTCTAAACCTATACCAGCTGGGAAATACGAAAAAATGACAGTCAATCAAAAACTGTCAGAAACGTTACGTGATAGTGGTTGGACAGTTGGTGATTGTGATTATGCAGGTATTAAAACAAATTCGTGGACATCCGTCAGAACGCCTTTGGAGATGATTAGTCAACTTGAAACAGCGCATGACGTTGTTGCCGATTATGAAATCATCATTGATGGCTATGAAGTGGTAAAGCGTTTAGTTAATATGCGTAAACCAACGCCTTTATTTAAAGGTAAGGAAATAGAATATGGTAAAGACTTACTAAGTATGAAGCGCACAGTTGACTTTTCAGAAGTTAAAACGGCGCTTTTTGCTTTTGGCCCCGAAAACGAGAATGGTAAGCGTATCAGTTTGGTTGTACATGATGATGAGGCACAACAACAATTAGGCTTGCCACAGCGCTATATTTGGGGTGTCTATGAGCCTGAAACAGAAGATAACGACATGACACAAAAAAGGCTAGAAACACTTGCCAGAACAGAACTGAACAAGCATAAATCGGCTGCGATTTCATATGAAGTAAGTGTTGTTAACATCGAAAAAGAATACCCACATGAGACTATCCATTTTGGTGACTTGGTTAGAATTAAAAACACTGACTTCACACCTAGTTTGTATGCAGAAAGCGAAGTGATTGGCTTTGACTTAGATTTAATCAGTGGCGATTGTACGTACACATTCGGTAAGATTGTTGAGTATAAAGAAAGTGATTTACGTCGCTATTTTGAAAGCAAGCTGGGTTATATTCAACAAAAATTAAATGACAATCTGACAAACGTTAATACGATTGTACGTGACAGTTTGGATTCTGAACTACAATATTTTGAACGTAAGATTTTTAAAGGTGAAACTGCCCCTGATAACCCCGTCAATGACACGATGTGGCTAGACACAAGTAATCCTAATGTAGCTGTGTTACGTCGTTATTTTAACGGAGAATGGCATAATGCCACTGCTGAAAAAGCAAGCGATGTAGGAGCCATCACAAGAGAACAAGCGTTGTATAGCGAACTTACAAATGCATTTACCAATCTAACTATTCAACATGCAAAGTTGCTAAAAGAAGTGCTCGGAGTTCTTAATTCCGAATTCTTTGTAAGTACTACTTTGAAAGCAAATGTGCAAAATAATTTAGATGAGACTATCACGGTCTATAACAAAATTAAAACGAACTTGGATAGCATGACGTCTGAAACCGCAACAATTGGTAAGTTGATTGATACGCAGTCTTTTTTCTTAGAGTATCGTGAGAAGTTGCAATCTTTATACACATCAGTAGAAACTGCTAAACGTGCGATTAATGCACGCTTTAAACTATTACAATCACAATACACTGATGCAAAGTTTAATGATGCTATGAATAAGGTAGCTTCATCAATTCCTGGTGGTAATTGGGATTCTGCTAACCAAGTGCTTACATCCGAAGTGCCAAACGAAGCTAGAATAAACGAGATTGTAGCTAGTATTACGGAAAGTGCAGTTGAAAGTCTCCAGAATTCAGTTAATGAAGTCGGGGAAAGGCTAAACACTGTTAACGGGGATTTAATTGAAAGGATAAACAATGAAAGAGTAAATATTAGGCAGTATGTGGATACCGTCAATTTGAATTTACGTGATGAAGTAACAAATAAGTTAAAACTCACTGAAGATGAGTTATCTAATTCTATCAACGCAGTAAAAGAAGATGTTATCAATAATGTGGCAGACCCCCTGAAAATACGCATGACAACAGCTGAAAGTGGTTTACAACAGTTACAAGATAGTTTGTTGTTGTCTGCTACTAAAACAGAAGTAAATCGTTTATTAACTGATGCACTGACGCCCCTTAAAACAGACGTGAATAATCAAAAGGCGCAGTTAAAAGTTATGTCAGATTCTATTGATTCAAAAGTCAGTAAGTCTGATTACACAACGGATAAAAACGGCATTGTACGACGTCTTAACAATGCAGATTCCGCACGAGAGCAGTTGGCTAATCAGATAAGTGATCGCGTTACTTTATCGGTGTTTAATAATGGCATTGATAATTCAAAACAATACGCTGATGATAAGGTAGAAGCTTTACAGATTGGTAATGTTAACCTAATTAGAAGTTTCAAGCATAAAATTGGCTGGAATGGCGGAACTGTTGAAAGTGATTATGCAACTAGATTATCTCAAGGCAAAACAATTCACTTTTATATGTATGAAGACTCTGCGAAACAATTAGAACCTAACACTGATTATGTTTTACAGCTACATGAAGCTGATGAAGGTATTATTATGGCAGTTGTAAGTGATTTTGGAAAAAACGTGATTCAAAGATATACAACCGATAGGATTATTAAGTTTAATACTCAAGATCATCAAAATTTCAGAATGTCATTTTTGGCGAAGGCTGATAACCAATTGGTCGGCAAAATAAGTTTGTATAAAGGTACTAAAGCGCTTGATTGGACACCTAATCCACTTGATATTCAAAGCAACATAGAGTCAGCAGAACAAAATGCAAAAGGTTATGCTGATAAGTTAAAAACAGACCAGGAAAAAGTGCTTACGACTTACGATACGCGTATATCTCAAAATGGCCAAAAGATTCAGCAGAGAGCAACAAAACAAGAGTACAATGCTTCTAAAAAGTTACTCGACAAAACGTTAGCAGAGATTGTTACAAGTGTAACATCGGGAGTTGCGCTAACGTATGAAAATAATGGAGCGGTATCAGATTTTACTTTAAACAGTCAAGGCATTTCATTAAATTCTCAACTTATTAATATCAATGATGGTGACGTAATCGTACAAAATGGTCGTACCACTATCAAAGATGCTTATATTGATAAATTATTTTCTAAGACGGCTTTTATCGAGAATTTAAAAGCAGTAGATATTGACTTTAATAGAGCGAGTGCATATGGGAATAACGGGAGCAGTTACTTAAAAATCGTGTCGGACAAAATCGAACTATCAGGAACATATGACAGAACGTGGCGCGGAATTAGATCAACTAGACAAATAAAAACAGAATTATTTGACGGTGGTATAAACTTCATTAATTCAGTGGATAACCGCTCATTATGGTTTTCCGACTTCGGTGTATCAACGTTCAAAGACGGAGATGGCGAAGGTACTTCGTCAGGTACGTTATCTTTCTTTGACACTACACATTCTGTTAACAACGCTCGTGGAGTGACTCTCGTATCAAACACAGGTGTTGTCGCTTTAGAAACTCGAACATCAGCACAAGATATACTTCTAAAATCATCAGGAAACGTTCAAGTGACAACAGTAGGTGTTTTAAAAGTATCACAGGGTGCTGGTGACGGATATACTGAAAGTCACATACTAATGCCGAGAGAAACAACAAATCTATATGCAGGTTTTGAAAATGAATTTAGATTTACTAACCGTGAGTTTTACAACGACGGAAACACCATTTATAACAGATTTAGAGGATCGATAGGTTTTGTGCATGGATTACAAGTAAATTCTAGCGGTGCGAACCCTGGAACAAATTTATATCTCGGGTCGTTAAACGGAGAAGTACAAGTAGTTAGAGATGTGACATCATCAAGAAAAGTTTATGGGAACGCACGTATGAGTGGACTTTATGTGGACGAGTTAATACCACACAGCTACTCATCTATTATTATGCGAACTGGGATAGATGTACGTGGTAACATACTACTCCCGTCTAATGAGCAAATCAGAACATCTGGTGGATATTTAACGTTACGTGCAGGAAACGGATTTGTATTTATCCAAACTAACTACGAAGCCAGAATTGTTAAGCCAGGCACAACAAACAATTATATGCCGATTAGATTTAGCGAATGGCACTCAATGTCGCACGAAAAATATAAACACGACATTAAAGAGTGGGACTATAAAGTATTAGACATATTTAAAAATGACTTAAAGTTACACAAATATAAAGTTAAAAATGATTTGGACACACAATACGACAGATATCGACACGGAATTATTATTAGATATGACAGTAGTAAAGAAACGTTCCCAGTTGAGTGGAGAAATGGCGACGGTTTTGATGGGAATGAAGTTTTATGGTGGAATACAAAAGCCATTCAAGAACTCGCTACGGAAAATGATCAATTAAAAAAACAATTATCTGATATGCAAGTGAAACTACAAATGATATTGGAGATGATAAAATGA
- a CDS encoding phage holin family protein, with translation MLGAVIVSFTESEAFRTFIYAGEIKLLYFLMILMCLDIITGIAKAIKNKKLWSRKSLFGYARKLLIFCIIVLANIIDQILGTNGGILVITIFFYIANEGLSIVENCAEMGVFVPQEIAEKLAVIKKEKGTSVTTEIKEEFSSKHSRDLEGDTAEMNIKIEKKD, from the coding sequence ATGTTGGGAGCAGTCATAGTGAGTTTTACAGAAAGTGAAGCATTCAGAACCTTTATATACGCAGGAGAGATTAAGCTTCTATACTTCTTGATGATATTGATGTGTTTAGATATCATCACAGGTATCGCAAAAGCTATCAAAAACAAAAAGTTATGGAGCCGTAAATCATTATTCGGTTATGCTCGGAAGTTATTGATTTTCTGCATAATTGTATTGGCTAATATCATCGATCAAATTTTAGGGACTAACGGTGGGATTTTAGTAATTACAATCTTTTTCTACATTGCCAACGAAGGCTTATCCATTGTGGAAAACTGTGCTGAAATGGGCGTTTTTGTACCGCAAGAAATAGCTGAAAAATTAGCGGTTATCAAAAAAGAAAAAGGCACATCTGTCACAACTGAAATCAAAGAAGAATTTTCAAGCAAGCATTCTCGTGATCTTGAAGGTGACACAGCAGAAATGAATATCAAAATCGAGAAAAAGGACTGA
- a CDS encoding SH3 domain-containing protein yields MLTAIDYLTKKGWKISSDPRTYNGYPNNYGYRNYQANGINYDSFCDGYHRAFDLYSNETNDVPSVTSGTVVESNDYGNFGGTLVIKDANGNEWIYGHLQRGSMRFIVGDKVNQGDIVGLQGSSNYYDNPMSAHLHLQLRPKDAPKDEKSQVCSGLPMEKYDISKLNAKQDKSKNGSGKELKHIYSNHIKGNKITAPKPSIQGVVIHNDYGSMTPSQYLPWLYARENNGTHVNGWASVYANRNEVLWYHPTDYVEWHCGNQWANANLIGFEVCESYPGRISDALFLENEEATLKVAADVMKSYGLPVNRTTVRLHNEFFGTSCPHRSWELHVGKNAPYTTVNINKMKDYFIKRIKHYYDGGKLEVSKVATIKQSDVKQEVKKQEAKQVVKASDWKQNKDGIWYKAEHASFTVTASEGIITRYKGPWTGHPQAGILQKGQTIKYDEVQKFDGHVWVSWETFEGETVYMPVRTWNAKTGEVGKLWGTIK; encoded by the coding sequence GTGTTAACAGCTATTGATTATTTAACTAAAAAAGGTTGGAAAATATCGTCAGACCCACGCACATACAATGGTTATCCAAACAATTATGGCTATCGTAATTATCAAGCTAATGGTATTAACTATGATAGCTTTTGTGACGGGTATCACAGAGCTTTTGACTTGTATTCAAATGAAACGAATGACGTTCCATCAGTCACAAGTGGCACAGTCGTAGAATCAAATGATTATGGTAATTTTGGCGGTACTTTAGTAATAAAAGACGCTAACGGTAACGAGTGGATATATGGTCATTTACAACGTGGTTCAATGAGGTTTATTGTGGGCGATAAAGTCAATCAAGGTGACATTGTAGGGCTACAAGGTAGCAGTAACTATTATGACAATCCAATGTCTGCACATCTTCATTTACAATTACGTCCTAAAGATGCTCCTAAAGATGAGAAGTCACAAGTGTGTAGTGGTTTACCTATGGAGAAATACGATATTTCAAAATTAAATGCAAAACAAGATAAATCTAAGAATGGAAGTGGAAAAGAATTGAAACATATTTATTCAAACCATATTAAAGGTAATAAGATTACAGCACCAAAGCCTAGTATTCAAGGCGTAGTCATTCACAATGATTATGGTAGTATGACACCTAGTCAATACTTACCATGGTTATATGCACGTGAGAATAACGGCACACACGTTAACGGTTGGGCTAGTGTTTATGCAAATAGAAACGAAGTGCTTTGGTATCATCCGACAGATTACGTAGAGTGGCATTGTGGTAATCAATGGGCAAATGCTAACTTAATCGGCTTTGAAGTGTGTGAAAGCTATCCGGGACGTATTTCAGATGCTTTATTTTTAGAGAACGAAGAAGCAACGTTAAAAGTTGCAGCAGATGTGATGAAATCATATGGATTACCGGTAAACAGAACGACAGTAAGATTGCACAATGAATTCTTTGGCACTTCATGTCCGCATAGATCGTGGGAGTTACATGTTGGAAAAAATGCACCGTACACTACTGTAAATATTAATAAGATGAAGGACTACTTTATTAAACGTATTAAACACTATTATGATGGTGGAAAGCTAGAAGTAAGCAAAGTAGCAACTATCAAACAATCTGACGTTAAACAAGAAGTTAAAAAGCAAGAAGCTAAGCAAGTTGTTAAAGCGTCAGATTGGAAACAAAATAAAGACGGTATTTGGTACAAAGCTGAACACGCTTCATTTACAGTGACAGCAAGCGAGGGGATTATTACTCGTTACAAAGGTCCTTGGACTGGTCACCCACAAGCAGGCATATTACAAAAAGGTCAAACGATTAAATATGATGAAGTTCAAAAATTTGATGGTCACGTATGGGTTTCTTGGGAAACGTTTGAGGGCGAAACGGTATATATGCCGGTACGCACATGGAACGCTAAAACTGGAGAGGTTGGTAAACTGTGGGGAACAATTAAATAG
- a CDS encoding type II toxin-antitoxin system antitoxin SocA domain-containing protein, giving the protein MRQPDKSLVIAQTLISMYQEITGNSIMGDEMKVQKLMYYIQKTSLALTGKTMIDEKFEGWVHGPVLPSLRGLFDYFVEDDTYREGLSDTDIFIIENTIYQYGQYATWALRDKSHEEVSWINSRKGLKEGERGHRELSIEDIRVDASKVRLYDFQYDMYLDEFEDFEEEDFVSAY; this is encoded by the coding sequence ATGAGACAACCTGATAAAAGTCTTGTTATTGCCCAAACTCTAATCTCTATGTATCAAGAAATTACTGGTAATAGTATAATGGGCGATGAGATGAAAGTACAAAAATTGATGTATTATATTCAAAAGACATCTTTAGCTCTAACTGGAAAAACCATGATTGATGAAAAGTTTGAGGGGTGGGTTCATGGTCCTGTGTTACCGTCTTTAAGAGGATTATTTGATTATTTTGTTGAAGATGATACCTATAGAGAAGGCTTAAGTGATACCGACATTTTCATAATTGAGAATACTATATATCAATATGGTCAATATGCAACATGGGCGTTACGAGACAAATCTCATGAAGAAGTTTCATGGATAAATAGTCGAAAAGGATTGAAAGAAGGCGAGAGAGGCCACAGAGAACTTTCAATTGAAGATATTAGAGTCGATGCAAGTAAGGTTAGATTGTACGATTTCCAATATGATATGTATTTAGATGAGTTTGAAGATTTTGAAGAGGAGGATTTTGTTAGTGCGTATTAA
- a CDS encoding type II toxin-antitoxin system PemK/MazF family toxin, with product MRINSPQEYVGKIVKIRLPYFNSKTNQVSYKSRPALIIGCEKKQFPCDFTYLPISKVTSESNRHLFYDFEIDENNGSHLNLHHTPSFIRCHKVGTAHCSEVSKNTISDLSKLRPDVFDEIKSIFETYTMDLF from the coding sequence GTGCGTATTAATTCTCCTCAAGAGTATGTAGGGAAAATTGTTAAGATAAGACTGCCATATTTCAATTCAAAAACGAACCAGGTGTCATACAAAAGTAGACCAGCTTTAATAATTGGCTGTGAGAAGAAGCAATTCCCTTGTGATTTTACCTATTTACCCATTTCAAAAGTTACTAGTGAATCTAATAGGCATTTATTTTATGACTTTGAAATTGATGAAAATAATGGCAGTCATCTAAACTTACATCATACCCCCTCTTTTATAAGATGTCATAAAGTGGGGACCGCCCATTGTAGTGAAGTTAGTAAGAATACTATTAGTGATTTAAGTAAATTAAGACCTGATGTTTTTGATGAAATTAAATCTATTTTTGAGACTTACACAATGGATTTATTCTAA
- a CDS encoding TDT family transporter — translation MKIPKTPLVTAALILGLLGLGNLLKDVSITLSFICGTLAILVFIHLLYSVIIDINGAKDQLNNPLVSSVFTTCYMSGFLGTTYLYSFFKDYTFIHKLAVFIWFFCLVAIIFHMTIFSFKYLKNFSIENVVPSWTVLYIGIAIAGLTAPISGQYWIGKITVIYGFIATCLVLPVCFKRLRLYPLQSLIKPNTSTICAPFSLVSAAYVVVFPNTNLLVLIILLILSQFFYFYIIIQLPKLINRPFSPAFSAFTFPLVISATALKNSMQVWTSFEFLRILLFFEISLATLVVTGVYSGYVYTFFNDLKNQRNSI, via the coding sequence ATGAAAATCCCCAAAACACCTTTAGTAACAGCTGCCCTTATTTTAGGTTTATTAGGGCTAGGAAATCTTTTAAAAGATGTATCCATAACACTAAGCTTTATATGTGGCACATTAGCTATTTTAGTTTTCATTCACCTCTTATATAGTGTAATCATTGACATTAACGGCGCAAAAGATCAGTTAAACAACCCTTTAGTTTCATCAGTGTTCACAACATGCTATATGTCTGGTTTTTTAGGAACAACGTATTTGTATTCGTTTTTTAAAGATTACACTTTCATACATAAACTTGCAGTATTTATTTGGTTCTTCTGCCTTGTAGCAATCATTTTTCATATGACAATTTTTTCGTTTAAATATTTGAAAAATTTTTCTATTGAAAATGTTGTTCCATCATGGACTGTACTATATATAGGAATTGCTATAGCAGGTTTAACAGCACCAATAAGCGGTCAGTATTGGATTGGGAAGATAACGGTTATTTATGGTTTTATAGCAACTTGTTTGGTTTTACCTGTTTGTTTCAAACGATTAAGACTATATCCTTTACAATCATTAATCAAACCTAATACTAGTACTATTTGCGCACCTTTTTCTTTAGTTTCTGCAGCTTATGTTGTAGTTTTTCCTAATACAAATCTATTAGTTCTTATTATCTTGCTGATATTATCACAGTTTTTTTATTTTTATATTATTATTCAGCTGCCCAAATTAATAAATAGACCTTTTTCACCAGCATTTTCGGCTTTTACATTTCCATTGGTCATTTCAGCAACTGCTTTAAAAAATAGTATGCAAGTATGGACATCCTTTGAATTTTTGAGAATCCTTTTATTTTTTGAAATTTCGTTAGCAACACTAGTAGTAACAGGTGTGTACTCAGGTTACGTCTATACCTTTTTTAATGATTTGAAAAATCAAAGAAACTCTATTTAA
- a CDS encoding FAD-dependent oxidoreductase — protein MKNFDYVILGFGQGGKMFAKEEAQSGKKIAVVEKNSLYGGTCINVGCIPSKVIAHDSQHEVDFKDSIERKNEVVAAPHSLIWVGLIIQVWVPKKSLKISEIWHVILNKIKKNPVFTGFLKLKCL, from the coding sequence ATGAAGAATTTTGACTATGTTATTTTAGGTTTTGGACAAGGTGGCAAAATGTTCGCAAAAGAAGAAGCGCAAAGTGGCAAAAAGATAGCTGTAGTAGAGAAGAATTCTCTGTATGGCGGGACATGTATTAATGTAGGATGTATTCCGTCTAAAGTAATCGCCCATGATAGTCAACATGAGGTAGATTTTAAAGATTCTATTGAACGAAAAAATGAAGTTGTAGCGGCACCCCACTCATTAATTTGGGTGGGGTTAATTATACAAGTTTGGGTCCCTAAAAAGTCCCTAAAAATTAGTGAGATATGGCATGTAATTCTAAACAAAATAAAGAAGAACCCCGTGTTTACGGGATTCTTAAAATTAAAATGTCTTTAA
- a CDS encoding beta-class phenol-soluble modulin: MSEFINAIKDTVQAGLDQDWVTMGTGIADIVAQGIGLISGFFG, translated from the coding sequence ATGTCAGAATTTATTAATGCAATTAAAGATACGGTACAAGCAGGATTAGATCAAGACTGGGTAACAATGGGAACAGGTATTGCGGATATCGTTGCACAAGGTATTGGTCTTATCTCTGGTTTCTTTGGCTAG
- a CDS encoding N-acetyltransferase, producing the protein MAKVTHLDINYKTEELFAAFRENFGNKDLYLVDELHGEMIDASSDSPFYGIFVGEKLVARMALYRKGEVEETYFPEYDDYLVIWKVEVLKPYWGKGYGSDLLEFAKSFGHPIKAIARFESKGFFVKNGFEDLEAQNDDGHDILVWSPKNS; encoded by the coding sequence ATGGCAAAAGTTACACATCTTGATATCAACTATAAAACAGAAGAATTATTTGCAGCATTTCGTGAAAACTTTGGAAATAAAGACTTATACTTAGTGGATGAATTACATGGAGAAATGATTGATGCAAGTTCCGATTCGCCGTTTTACGGCATCTTTGTCGGTGAAAAGCTTGTAGCAAGAATGGCACTTTATCGCAAAGGAGAAGTTGAAGAAACTTACTTCCCAGAATATGATGATTATCTTGTTATTTGGAAAGTAGAAGTGTTGAAACCATATTGGGGTAAGGGCTATGGTTCTGACCTACTCGAATTTGCAAAATCATTCGGTCATCCAATCAAAGCCATCGCTCGCTTTGAATCAAAAGGGTTCTTTGTGAAAAATGGTTTTGAAGACTTAGAAGCACAAAATGATGATGGACATGATATTCTCGTCTGGTCACCCAAAAACAGTTAA